The following are encoded together in the Strongyloides ratti genome assembly S_ratti_ED321, chromosome : 2 genome:
- a CDS encoding Major facilitator superfamily and Major facilitator superfamily domain, general substrate transporter and Major facilitator superfamily domain-containing protein, whose protein sequence is MEFDLPDNVQNVSTKLSSSKEIIYCIILQLLCGIQISVFFTSMWQYIVSIVPSFSMHFYGLLIAIFSVGQAISSPIYGGLSNKLETRNSLVIFALILMASGNFLYGWLINLDKDWVGVAAVVARLFVGFGNGILSVIRAFIATVGDKKKRASNIAAGMGSFVLGIALGPTIPMIFSIFGSKGYRSMGIVINLYTAPAYFNVIVFLIMIIILIFFIDLSDKHLYFSDDVSLCSKNDDDSENVSNIVQNKIRLIPTISCIILYVSIQCVSTNDEVIAAPYTIAMYNWNSTEAVRYNGILLTFCCLLSLVFYGLIAWGPLLHSDKRKVILCGLIMFITYHAANMPWPFYDGPLNYIPANATSLDEVGGCLRSYKWCENAKRVPLYVYIISEIIGFGLGYPLTSAPLGALYSEILGHCKQDFMQGVMEFFGSMARCLGPILSTYLFETTGYKYAMGFQIIILSFSFSLFVIFYNRLISAH, encoded by the exons atgGAATTTGATTTACCTGATAATGT tcAAAATGTTTCAACTAAATTATCAAGttcaaaagaaataatttattgtatcATTCTTCAATTATTATGTGGTATTCAGATATCAGTATTTTTTACATCTATGTGGCAATATATAGTATCAATTGTTCCATCATTTTCAATGCATTTTTATGGACTTTTAATTGCTATATTTAGTGTTGGTCAGGCTATATCATCTCCAATCTATGGTGGtttaagtaataaattaGAAACACGAAATAGTTTAGTTATTTTtgctttaattttaatggcttcaggaaattttttatatggatggttaataaatttagatAAAGATTGGGTTGGAGTTGCTGCTGTTGTAGCAAGACTTTTTGTTGGTTTTGGTAATGGAATTTTAAGTGTTATAAGAGCTTTCATTGCAACTGTtggtgataaaaaaaagagagcCAGTAATATTGCTGCTGGTATGGGATCATTTGTTCTTGGTATTGCTTTAGGTCCCACAATACCAAtgattttttctatttttggTTCTAAAGGTTATCGATCAATGGgtattgttattaatttatatacagCTCCAGcctattttaatgttattgtttttttaataatgataataatattaatattttttattgatctTTCTGacaaacatttatatttttcggATGATGTTTCATTATGttcaaaaaatgatgatgatTCAGAAAATGTTAGTAATATtgtacaaaataaaattcgCCTAATTCCAACAATATCATGTATTATTCTTTATGTTTCAATACAATGTGTATCAACAAATGATGAAGTTATAGCAGCACCATATACTATAGCAATGTATAATTGGAATAGTACAGAGGCAGTTAGATATAATGgaatattattaacattttgtTGTTTATTAAGTCTTGTATTTTATGGTTTAATAGCATGGGGTCCATTGTTACATTCtgataaaagaaaagttattttatgtGGTTTAATTATGTTTATTACATATCATGCTGCAAATATGCCATGGCCATTTTATGATGGTCCACTTAATTATATTCCTGCAAATGCTACCAGTCTTGATGAAGTAGGAGGATGTCTAAGATCATATAAATGGTGTGAAAATGCTAAACGTGTAccattatatgtatatataattagtGAAATAATTGGATTTGGATTAGGGTACCCATTAACTTCAGCACCATTAGGAGCATTATACTCTGAAATACTTGGTCATTGTAAACAAGACTTTATGCAAGGTGTAATGGAATTTTTTGGATCAATGGCACGTTGTTTAGGACCAATATTATCAACATATCTTTTTGAAACTACTGGATATAAATATGCAATGGgttttcaaataattatattatcattttctttttcattatttgttatattttataataggTTAATATCTGCACattaa
- a CDS encoding Peptidyl-tRNA hydrolase ICT1, mitochondrial encodes MIRINFIFNYTRNLCSNVKNNSNKLQISFPKVKKEFIRSSGPGGQNVNQVSTKVQLTCHIDDVCGITNDLKEYVKEKHKLTKYGEIIVESDKFRTQNDNNADCYQKLYDIFEKYHKELQFINRVPTKEELKFLEKREERKAKYRLEEKRRRALKKQSRSTDF; translated from the exons AtgataagaataaattttatttttaattatacacGAAACTTATGTTCAAAT gtaaaaaataatagtaataaactTCAAATATCATTTC caaaagttaaaaaagaatttatacGTAGTAGTGGACCTGGAGGACAAAATGTAAATCAAGTTTCAACAAAAGTCCAATTAACCTGTCATATAGATGATGTATGTGGAATTACAAATGACTTAAAAGAGTatgtaaaagaaaaacataaattaacaaaatatggTGAAATAATTGTGGAATCAGATAAATTTAGAACTCAG AATGATAACAATGCTGATTGTTACCAAAAATTGtatgatatttttgaaaagtaTCATAAGGAATTGCAATTTATCAATAGAGTACCCACAAAAGAAGagctaaaatttttagaaaaaag agAAGAAAGAAAAGCAAAATATCGtttagaagaaaaaagaaggagagcattaaaaaaacaaagtcGATCTACTGATTTTTAA
- a CDS encoding CAP domain-containing protein yields the protein MNTFIKIIISIAIIGGLTSAAVNVEELRKYYLQETNKYRVLHQVPQVVVNATIQKGAQDWANYLANTVKGLKHSSSGFGENLAYASSSIAKNAVKMWYDEVQYYDFSKQGFTSKTGHFTQLVWKNSKQVGFGITEKNGIVYVVCRYSPPGNYLGQFEKNVFPAKK from the exons atgaataccttcattaaaataatcatttctATTGCTATTATTGGTGGTTTAACCTCAGCAGCAGTCAATGTTGAAGAATTAAGAAAATAT tatCTTCAAGAGACAAATAAATATCGTGTTCTTCATCAAGTTCCACAAGTTGTTGTTAATGCTACAATTCAAAAAGGAGCTCAAGATTGGGCTAATTATTTAGCTAACACAGTTAAGGGACTTAAACATAGTTCCAGTGGATTTGGTGAAAATCTTGCATATGCCTCATCATCAATAGCCAAGAATGCCGTTAAAATGTGGTATGATGAAGTTCAATATTATGACTTTTCTAAACAAGGTTTTACCTCAAAGACAGGACATTTCACTCAATTAGTATGGAAAAATTCTAAACAAGTTGGTTTTGGTATAACTGAAAAAAATGGAATTGTTTATGTTGTCTGTAGATACTCTCCACCTGGAAATTACCTTGGCCAATTTGAAAAGAATGTATTCCCAGCTAAAAagtaa
- a CDS encoding Cyanate lyase, C-terminal domain and Cyanate hydratase family and Lambda repressor-like, DNA-binding domain-containing protein has product MSELDIPDDGFLHSPKFFNSRDDVTEYLKLFVTYNHIPWKDMYERCFKEFYVSRDISKEWFIAACLGQFAMPEDVAKAVVNHFGLPHSAYAWLTIPPIRATKDISQDPLVYRLNEIIKVYGETIKEIVHEDFGDGIMSAIDFKMNVEKEVVNGVERVKLTFSGKYLPYKKF; this is encoded by the exons atgtCAGAATTAGATATTCCTGATGATGGTTTTTTACATTCtcctaaattttttaacagtAGAGATGATGTCACTGAATATCTAAAACTTTTTGTTACTTATAATCATATACCATGGAAAGATATGTATGAAAGATGTTTCAAAGAATTTTATGTTAGTAGAGATATTTCAAAAGAATGGTTTATTGCTGCATGTTTAGGACAATTTGCTATGCCTGAAGATGTTGCTAAAGCTGTTGTTAATCATTTTGGTTTACCACATTCTGCCTATGCATGGTTAACAATACCACCAATTAGAGCTACTAAAGATATAAGTCAAGATCCACTTGTTTATCGATTAAATGAg attataaaagtttatggTGAAACAATCAAAGAAATTGTACATGAAGACTTCGGAGATGGTATTATGTCAGCAATTGACTTTAAAATGAATGTAGAAAAAGAAGTAGTTAATGGTGTTGAAAGAgttaaattaacattttctgGAAAATATTTACCGTACAAAAAGTTTTGA